A single Curtobacterium sp. MCSS17_015 DNA region contains:
- a CDS encoding SulP family inorganic anion transporter: MSTATTAPVTPSVLAALRSPRLLTRELLAGVVTALALIPEAISFSVVAGVDPAVGLFSSVVFAMVISVVGGRPAMISAAAGSVALVIAPLVRDHGVAYLVPAIVLGGLFQLVLGFLGVARLMRFIPRSVNVAFVNALAILIFTAQLPNLLGNDVPLVVWPLTALGVALIVGVPFLTKAVPAPLIAVVVVTAITMVFGVAVPTVGDEGSLPTALPGFNGITVPLTLDTLQLIAPYAFGVAIVGLIETLLTAQLVDAVTETRSSAWRESWGQGVANIASGFFGGTGGCAMIGQTVINVKTAGARTRVSTFVAGAAVLVLTIVLHDVVAQIPMAALTAVMLMVCVATFDWHSVRPRTLRRMPLGETAVMVITVLVVVATDNLATGVLVGVVVAALVFARRVAHVVEVVREPVDERTVRYRVRGALFFASSNDLVNRFSYAEDPERVIVDMSEAHVFDASTVAALDGVEQRFAKHGSTVEVVNLNTGSTALHGRLSGHLG, encoded by the coding sequence ATGTCGACCGCCACCACCGCTCCCGTCACACCGAGCGTCCTCGCCGCACTGCGGTCCCCGCGCCTCCTCACGAGGGAGCTCCTGGCCGGCGTCGTCACGGCGCTCGCCCTCATCCCCGAAGCGATCTCGTTCTCGGTGGTCGCCGGGGTGGACCCCGCGGTCGGGCTCTTCTCGAGCGTCGTCTTCGCGATGGTCATCTCGGTGGTCGGCGGCCGACCGGCGATGATCTCCGCCGCTGCCGGATCGGTCGCGCTCGTGATCGCACCGCTCGTGCGGGACCACGGGGTCGCCTACCTCGTCCCCGCGATCGTGCTCGGCGGCCTGTTCCAGCTCGTGCTCGGGTTCCTCGGCGTCGCACGCCTGATGCGCTTCATCCCACGCAGCGTCAACGTGGCGTTCGTCAACGCCCTGGCGATCCTCATCTTCACCGCGCAGCTCCCGAACCTGCTCGGGAACGACGTGCCGCTCGTCGTCTGGCCCCTCACCGCACTCGGCGTCGCGCTCATCGTCGGGGTCCCCTTCCTCACGAAGGCCGTCCCCGCGCCGCTCATCGCCGTGGTCGTGGTGACGGCGATCACCATGGTGTTCGGGGTCGCCGTCCCCACGGTCGGTGACGAGGGGTCCCTCCCCACCGCGTTGCCGGGCTTCAACGGGATCACCGTCCCCCTGACCCTCGACACCCTCCAGCTCATCGCGCCGTACGCGTTCGGCGTCGCGATCGTCGGGCTCATCGAGACGCTGCTGACCGCACAGCTCGTCGACGCCGTCACCGAGACCCGGTCCAGCGCCTGGCGCGAGTCGTGGGGTCAGGGCGTGGCGAACATCGCCTCGGGCTTCTTCGGCGGCACCGGCGGGTGCGCGATGATCGGACAGACGGTCATCAACGTGAAGACGGCCGGTGCCCGCACCCGGGTGTCGACCTTCGTGGCCGGCGCGGCGGTCCTCGTCCTGACGATCGTCCTGCACGACGTGGTGGCCCAGATCCCGATGGCGGCCCTCACCGCGGTGATGCTCATGGTCTGCGTGGCGACCTTCGACTGGCACAGCGTCCGGCCGCGCACCCTCCGCCGGATGCCCCTCGGGGAGACGGCCGTCATGGTCATCACCGTGCTGGTCGTCGTCGCGACGGACAACCTGGCCACCGGGGTGCTCGTCGGGGTCGTCGTCGCCGCGCTGGTCTTCGCCCGCCGGGTCGCCCACGTCGTCGAGGTCGTGCGGGAACCGGTCGACGAGCGGACCGTCCGCTACCGGGTGCGCGGGGCGCTGTTCTTCGCGTCCTCGAACGACCTCGTCAACCGGTTCTCCTACGCCGAGGACCCCGAGCGCGTCATCGTCGACATGTCCGAGGCGCACGTGTTCGACGCGAGCACGGTCGCGGCACTCGACGGGGTCGAGCAGCGCTTCGCGAAGCACGGGTCCACGGTGGAGGTCGTGAACCTGAACACCGGTTCGACCGCCCTGCACGGTCGGCTGTCCGGCCACCTCGGCTGA
- a CDS encoding MerR family transcriptional regulator produces MTGPDVPATMHIGELAERTGMSLRSIRHYDEVGLLVPSGRTAGGFRVYTAGDLERLLVIRRMKPLGFTLDEMAGLLRVVDGLTAGDPDEAADLAARLDAFLEDARARHAKLLERAAMAEEFIGTLGTLRASLP; encoded by the coding sequence ATGACCGGTCCCGACGTCCCCGCCACCATGCACATCGGGGAGCTCGCCGAACGGACCGGGATGTCGCTGCGGTCGATCCGGCACTACGACGAGGTCGGGCTGCTCGTGCCGAGCGGCCGCACCGCCGGCGGGTTCCGGGTCTACACGGCCGGCGACCTCGAGCGCCTGCTCGTCATCCGCCGGATGAAACCACTCGGGTTCACACTCGACGAGATGGCGGGGCTCCTCCGCGTCGTCGACGGTCTGACGGCCGGCGACCCGGACGAGGCCGCCGACCTGGCGGCCCGCCTCGACGCGTTCCTCGAGGACGCCAGGGCGCGCCACGCGAAGCTGCTGGAGCGCGCGGCGATGGCCGAGGAGTTCATCGGCACGCTGGGGACCCTGCGCGCCTCGTTGCCGTGA
- the aspS gene encoding aspartate--tRNA(Asn) ligase has translation MIERTRIADLASLPDGPVSVAGWVETVRDQKKVQFVVLRDESGAVQLVNPATREAAEGDDASATALATTESISGLAHGTFVHVQGTLKHDERVKLGGLEVKVGTLTVVSAAIPETPIADDSSLDKRLDWRFLDLRNRKQNLIFRIQTTLEHAFRTYWVERDYIEIHTPKLMASASESRAELFQLEYFETTAYLAQSPQNFKQMAQPAGFGAVFEIADAFRADPSFTSRHATEFTSVDAEFSWIESHEDVMAMHEEVLVAGITAVKEKYGKDIEEVFGFELQIPTTPFPRVTLADARKIVADSGYEVVRADGDLDPEGERRVSAWAKEHHGSEFVFVTDYDASIRPYYHMRHADDPTLTNSYDLLFNGAEISTGAQREHRVDVLTAQAEEKGLDAAELGWYLDFFRYGVPPHGGFGMGLARVLMLMLGEPSIREVTYLFRGPTRLTP, from the coding sequence GTGATCGAACGCACCCGCATCGCCGACCTCGCAAGCCTCCCCGACGGCCCCGTCTCCGTGGCCGGATGGGTCGAGACCGTCCGTGATCAGAAGAAGGTGCAGTTCGTCGTCCTCCGCGACGAGAGCGGCGCCGTCCAGCTCGTCAACCCGGCCACGCGCGAAGCGGCCGAGGGTGACGACGCCTCTGCCACGGCACTCGCCACCACGGAGTCGATCTCCGGCCTCGCGCACGGCACCTTCGTCCACGTGCAGGGCACGCTGAAGCACGACGAGCGCGTCAAGCTCGGCGGGCTCGAGGTCAAGGTCGGCACGCTGACCGTGGTCAGTGCCGCCATCCCGGAGACGCCCATCGCCGACGACTCCTCGCTCGACAAGCGTCTGGACTGGCGCTTCCTCGACCTGCGCAACCGCAAGCAGAACCTGATCTTCCGCATCCAGACCACGCTCGAGCACGCGTTCCGCACCTACTGGGTCGAGCGTGACTACATCGAGATCCACACCCCGAAGCTGATGGCGTCGGCGTCCGAGTCGCGCGCCGAGCTCTTCCAGCTCGAGTACTTCGAGACGACCGCCTACCTGGCGCAGTCACCGCAGAACTTCAAGCAGATGGCGCAGCCCGCGGGCTTCGGTGCCGTGTTCGAGATCGCCGACGCCTTCCGCGCCGACCCGTCGTTCACCTCCCGCCACGCGACCGAGTTCACGAGCGTCGACGCCGAGTTCTCGTGGATCGAGTCCCACGAGGACGTCATGGCGATGCACGAAGAGGTCCTCGTCGCCGGCATCACCGCCGTCAAGGAGAAGTACGGCAAGGACATCGAGGAGGTCTTCGGCTTCGAGCTGCAGATCCCGACGACGCCGTTCCCCCGCGTCACGCTGGCCGACGCCCGGAAGATCGTCGCCGACAGCGGCTACGAGGTCGTCCGCGCCGACGGCGACCTCGACCCCGAGGGCGAGCGCCGGGTCTCCGCCTGGGCCAAGGAGCACCACGGGTCCGAGTTCGTCTTCGTCACCGACTACGACGCCTCGATCCGGCCGTACTACCACATGCGTCACGCCGACGACCCGACCCTCACGAACAGCTACGACCTGCTGTTCAACGGCGCGGAGATCTCGACCGGTGCCCAGCGTGAGCACCGGGTCGACGTCCTCACCGCCCAGGCGGAGGAGAAGGGCCTCGACGCCGCCGAGCTCGGCTGGTACCTCGACTTCTTCCGCTACGGGGTCCCGCCGCACGGTGGGTTCGGGATGGGCCTGGCGCGCGTGCTGATGCTCATGCTCGGCGAGCCGTCGATCCGCGAGGTCACGTACCTCTTCCGCGGGCCGACGCGCCTCACCCCGTAG
- a CDS encoding Dabb family protein encodes MIRHVVSWTLREDLDHDAAVVRIRELLTGLVGVVPSIRSLRVVENVAYPGKNQDVAVVADFDDLAGLDEYQVHPEHQAAAAEIRGLVTARAAIDWQD; translated from the coding sequence GTGATCCGCCACGTCGTCTCGTGGACGCTCCGCGAGGACCTCGACCACGACGCCGCGGTCGTCCGGATCCGCGAGCTGCTGACCGGACTGGTCGGGGTGGTCCCGTCGATCCGCTCCCTGCGGGTCGTCGAGAACGTCGCCTACCCGGGGAAGAACCAGGACGTCGCGGTCGTGGCCGACTTCGACGACCTCGCCGGGCTCGACGAGTACCAGGTGCACCCGGAGCACCAGGCGGCCGCGGCCGAGATCCGTGGGCTCGTCACCGCCCGCGCGGCCATCGACTGGCAGGACTGA
- a CDS encoding glutaredoxin family protein — MTAVTLLTKPGCHLCDDARPVVERVVAARPGVTLEERSILDDDDLRLEYAEDIPVVLVDGRVHSNWHVDAERLARALEQAEARA; from the coding sequence ATGACAGCCGTGACGCTCCTCACCAAGCCCGGATGCCACCTCTGCGACGACGCTCGTCCCGTCGTCGAACGTGTCGTCGCCGCACGGCCGGGAGTCACCCTCGAGGAGCGGTCCATCCTCGACGACGACGACCTGCGCCTGGAGTACGCGGAGGACATCCCCGTCGTGCTCGTCGACGGTCGTGTGCACAGCAACTGGCACGTCGATGCCGAACGACTCGCCCGGGCGCTCGAGCAGGCCGAGGCCCGAGCGTGA
- a CDS encoding AURKAIP1/COX24 domain-containing protein, which yields MGSVIKKRRKRMAKKKHRKLLRKTRHQRRNKK from the coding sequence ATGGGTTCTGTCATCAAGAAGCGTCGCAAGCGCATGGCGAAGAAGAAGCACCGCAAGCTCCTTCGCAAGACGCGCCACCAGCGTCGCAACAAGAAGTAG
- a CDS encoding helix-turn-helix domain-containing protein, translating to MTGSFDDVRFLTVAEVAEMMRVSKMTVYRMVHAGELPAIRFGRSFRVPESAVAEVLRGGIADVG from the coding sequence ATGACCGGCAGTTTCGACGACGTGCGCTTCCTCACCGTCGCGGAGGTCGCCGAGATGATGCGCGTCTCCAAGATGACGGTCTACCGCATGGTCCACGCCGGGGAACTCCCCGCCATCCGATTCGGCCGGTCCTTCCGCGTGCCGGAGTCGGCGGTCGCGGAGGTCCTCCGCGGTGGCATCGCCGACGTCGGCTGA
- a CDS encoding metalloregulator ArsR/SmtB family transcription factor codes for MADIFSVVADPTRRALLGELLTAYGADATGGELSVGQLVLRLGVSQPTVSKHLRVLRDIGLVTSREEGQHRYYRLDPEPLLGIEEWVVPFTNAVDADGTPATTSWTPDGQPVSVRRSGTAGKATVEVGTELGRVMAEASHRATVAITGAQQGWERVVDRSLRRFTKRPEDD; via the coding sequence ATGGCCGACATCTTCAGCGTCGTCGCGGACCCGACGCGGCGTGCACTGCTGGGCGAGCTCCTCACCGCGTACGGGGCCGACGCCACCGGCGGGGAACTGAGCGTCGGGCAGCTCGTGCTGCGGCTCGGCGTGAGTCAGCCGACCGTGTCGAAGCACCTCCGCGTGCTCCGCGACATCGGCCTCGTCACCAGTCGCGAAGAAGGCCAGCACCGCTACTACCGGCTCGACCCCGAGCCGCTGCTCGGCATCGAGGAGTGGGTGGTCCCGTTCACGAACGCCGTGGACGCCGACGGCACCCCGGCCACCACGTCGTGGACGCCGGACGGTCAGCCGGTGTCCGTGCGGAGGAGCGGCACGGCGGGCAAGGCGACGGTCGAGGTCGGCACCGAACTCGGTCGCGTCATGGCCGAGGCGTCGCACCGCGCCACCGTCGCGATCACCGGGGCGCAGCAGGGCTGGGAGCGGGTCGTCGACCGCAGTCTGCGCCGCTTCACGAAGCGCCCCGAGGACGACTGA
- a CDS encoding potassium transporter TrkG has product MLDRTEPIPTVGTVAGQRRPSRLVTALRASPSRLAILVFIVLIFLFTVLFMTPMATADGSVTHFSDALFTAASVVCVTGLATVDMATHWSVFGKVLVVIGTQIGALGVLTFASILGLVVTRRLGLRAKLIAAGDSNPLRTHHGAVPEGQAVRLGDVGTLLLTVAVSTLTIEVVIGLLLLPSVLLTGVPFWTAVGDSFYYSAMAFTNTGFAPNADGLDPFAHDYWFLSLLMVGVIAGSIGFPVIRTLTKQLRSPRRWPIHVKLTLATSAVLLLGGTVAYIALEASNPETFGREGAGRTAFQALFLSTMTRSGGFSLVDFDELYGSSLLVTDMLMFIGGGSASTAGGIKVTTLAVLFLAAVAEARGRQSMEAFGRRIPSDVLRVAVAIVLWGATIVAVATVVLLQITREPLDRVLFEVISAFATCGLSSGVSADLPESGKYVLAATMFLGRVGTVTIAAALAASQSRQLFRRPEERPIVG; this is encoded by the coding sequence ATGCTCGACCGCACCGAGCCGATCCCCACCGTGGGGACCGTGGCGGGTCAGCGACGGCCGAGCAGGCTCGTGACGGCCCTGCGGGCGTCACCCTCGCGGCTGGCGATCCTGGTCTTCATCGTGCTCATCTTCCTCTTCACGGTGCTCTTCATGACGCCGATGGCGACGGCCGACGGGTCGGTGACCCACTTCTCCGACGCGCTGTTCACCGCGGCGAGCGTGGTCTGCGTCACCGGGCTCGCGACCGTCGACATGGCGACGCACTGGTCGGTGTTCGGCAAGGTCCTCGTGGTCATCGGCACGCAGATCGGCGCGCTCGGCGTGCTCACCTTCGCATCGATCCTCGGGCTCGTGGTCACCCGTCGGCTCGGCCTCCGCGCCAAGCTCATCGCCGCCGGGGACTCGAACCCGCTGCGTACACACCACGGGGCCGTGCCGGAGGGCCAGGCGGTCCGCCTGGGCGACGTCGGCACACTGCTCCTCACGGTCGCAGTCAGCACCCTGACGATCGAGGTCGTCATCGGTCTGCTGCTCCTGCCGAGTGTGCTCCTCACCGGGGTGCCGTTCTGGACGGCGGTCGGCGACTCCTTCTACTACTCGGCGATGGCCTTCACGAACACCGGGTTCGCGCCGAACGCCGACGGCCTCGATCCGTTCGCGCACGACTACTGGTTCCTCAGCCTCCTCATGGTGGGCGTCATCGCCGGGTCGATCGGGTTCCCGGTCATCCGGACGCTGACGAAGCAGCTCCGCTCCCCGCGCCGCTGGCCCATCCACGTGAAGCTCACGCTCGCGACGAGTGCGGTGCTGCTCCTCGGCGGCACCGTCGCCTACATCGCCCTCGAGGCCTCGAACCCCGAGACCTTCGGCCGCGAGGGCGCCGGCCGCACGGCCTTCCAGGCGCTCTTCCTGTCGACGATGACCCGGTCCGGCGGCTTCTCGCTCGTCGACTTCGACGAGCTGTACGGGTCGAGCCTGCTCGTCACGGACATGCTCATGTTCATCGGCGGCGGCTCCGCCTCCACCGCGGGCGGCATCAAGGTCACGACGCTCGCCGTGCTCTTCCTGGCGGCCGTCGCGGAGGCCCGTGGCCGGCAGAGCATGGAGGCGTTCGGCCGTCGCATCCCGAGTGACGTCCTGCGCGTGGCGGTCGCGATCGTCCTGTGGGGCGCCACCATCGTCGCCGTCGCCACCGTCGTGCTGCTGCAGATCACGCGGGAACCCCTCGACCGCGTCCTGTTCGAGGTGATCTCGGCGTTCGCGACCTGCGGGCTGTCGTCCGGTGTGTCCGCCGACCTGCCCGAGTCCGGCAAGTACGTGCTCGCCGCCACGATGTTCCTCGGCCGGGTCGGTACAGTGACCATCGCCGCCGCGCTCGCCGCCAGTCAGAGCCGGCAGCTGTTCCGACGTCCCGAGGAGAGGCCGATCGTTGGCTGA
- a CDS encoding TrkA family potassium uptake protein — protein sequence MADRHRPHAQQGPVSHDAPVLVIGLGRFGAATAGQLERQGRDVLVVDTDAALVQKWSDRVTHAVQADATDMDALRQIGAQDFAIAVVGTGSDLESSVLITANLVDLGVPQIWAKAISRSHGTILSRIGANHVVYPEREAGERTAHLVSGRMLDFIEFDDDFAVVKMFPPRAVRGRDLATTVIRTRHGLTVLGIKPPGQAFVPATPDSVIGEDDLIIVSGTETDLERFAALE from the coding sequence TTGGCTGACCGACACCGTCCGCACGCCCAGCAGGGTCCCGTCAGCCACGACGCCCCGGTCCTCGTGATCGGCCTCGGGCGGTTCGGTGCCGCGACCGCCGGCCAGCTCGAACGGCAGGGGCGCGACGTCCTGGTCGTGGACACCGACGCCGCGCTCGTGCAGAAGTGGTCGGACCGGGTGACGCACGCGGTCCAGGCCGACGCGACCGACATGGACGCGCTCCGGCAGATCGGGGCGCAGGACTTCGCGATCGCCGTGGTCGGCACCGGCTCGGACCTGGAGTCGAGCGTGCTCATCACGGCCAACCTGGTCGACCTCGGCGTCCCGCAGATCTGGGCGAAGGCGATCAGTCGGTCGCACGGCACCATCCTCAGCCGGATCGGCGCGAACCACGTGGTCTACCCGGAGCGCGAGGCCGGCGAGCGGACGGCGCACCTGGTGTCCGGGCGCATGCTCGACTTCATCGAGTTCGACGACGACTTCGCCGTGGTGAAGATGTTCCCGCCGCGGGCCGTGCGGGGACGGGACCTCGCGACGACGGTGATCCGGACGCGCCACGGTCTCACGGTGCTCGGGATCAAGCCGCCGGGACAGGCCTTCGTCCCGGCGACCCCGGACAGCGTCATCGGCGAGGACGACCTCATCATCGTCTCGGGCACCGAGACCGACCTCGAGCGGTTCGCCGCGCTCGAGTAG
- the proC gene encoding pyrroline-5-carboxylate reductase, with the protein MTIDLPRVAMLGVGSMSGAVLQGLLAAGVAPETVAVTTRSESSAASHRASGLLAVASETDPDANRAAVRGAGVVVLGVKPFGIVDLLDEVASDLEPGAVVVSVAVGVTTATMEAHVPSGVRVVRALPNTPVGVGLGVTGVSAGESADAEAVALASSVFAVSGDVLDVPESQLDALSAVSGSGPAYVFLLVEEWQRAAEQLGFTAEQARTMVQGTVRGAVELLARSGREPADLRRAVTSPKGTTERAVAVLQEADLADTLGRAARAAISRAEELSRL; encoded by the coding sequence ATGACCATCGACCTGCCCCGCGTCGCCATGCTCGGCGTCGGTTCCATGTCCGGCGCGGTCCTGCAGGGGCTCCTCGCCGCAGGGGTGGCACCCGAGACCGTCGCCGTCACCACCCGGTCCGAGTCCTCGGCGGCGTCGCACCGCGCCTCCGGGCTCCTCGCCGTCGCGTCCGAGACCGACCCCGACGCCAACCGGGCAGCCGTCCGCGGTGCCGGTGTCGTCGTGCTCGGGGTGAAGCCCTTCGGCATCGTCGACCTGCTCGACGAGGTCGCGAGCGACCTCGAGCCGGGCGCGGTCGTCGTCAGCGTCGCGGTCGGGGTGACCACCGCCACGATGGAGGCGCACGTCCCATCCGGCGTCCGCGTCGTCCGGGCGCTGCCCAACACGCCCGTCGGCGTCGGCCTCGGGGTCACGGGTGTCAGTGCGGGGGAGTCGGCGGACGCCGAGGCCGTCGCGCTCGCCAGCTCCGTCTTCGCCGTGTCCGGCGACGTCCTCGACGTCCCCGAGTCCCAGCTCGACGCCCTGTCCGCCGTGTCCGGCTCCGGCCCTGCCTACGTGTTCCTGCTGGTCGAGGAGTGGCAGCGGGCCGCCGAGCAGCTCGGGTTCACCGCCGAGCAGGCCCGCACCATGGTGCAGGGCACGGTCCGCGGTGCGGTCGAGCTCCTCGCGCGCTCGGGCCGTGAGCCCGCCGACCTCCGCCGTGCGGTGACCAGCCCGAAGGGCACGACCGAGCGTGCGGTGGCGGTGCTGCAGGAGGCCGACCTCGCCGACACGCTCGGACGGGCCGCACGTGCCGCCATCAGCCGCGCCGAGGAGCTGTCCCGGCTCTGA
- a CDS encoding cation diffusion facilitator family transporter translates to MSASGGTKAIFAALGANVGIAIVKFIAAAISGSASMLAEGVHSLADSANQLLLLLGGRKAKKAADEEHPFGHGRERYVHAFVVSIVLFSVGGVFSLYEGIEKFAHPHPLENWWLPMAVLVIAIGLEGFSLRTALKEARPHKGGQSWVQFVRRAKAPELPVVMLEDTAALIGLVFAFFGVGLTVLTGNGVFDAIGTVLIAVLLIAVALVLGVETKSLLVGEGASSRDVARIKQAVLDGPEVDSVIHLKTLYLGPDELMVGVKVAVDGDRRLGDVAAGIDTVEQRVRAAVPIARVIYIEPDVRHDGPHPSTEAIVLRAAD, encoded by the coding sequence ATGAGCGCTTCCGGAGGGACGAAGGCGATCTTCGCCGCACTCGGTGCGAACGTCGGGATCGCGATCGTGAAGTTCATCGCCGCGGCGATCAGCGGATCTGCGTCGATGCTCGCCGAAGGGGTGCACTCCCTCGCGGACTCCGCGAACCAGCTGCTCCTGCTGCTCGGTGGCCGGAAGGCGAAGAAGGCCGCAGACGAGGAGCACCCGTTCGGCCACGGCCGGGAGCGCTACGTGCACGCGTTCGTCGTGTCGATCGTGCTGTTCTCGGTGGGTGGCGTGTTCTCGCTCTACGAGGGCATCGAGAAGTTCGCGCACCCGCACCCGCTCGAGAACTGGTGGCTGCCGATGGCGGTGCTCGTCATCGCGATCGGTCTCGAGGGCTTCTCCCTGCGCACGGCGCTGAAGGAGGCACGGCCGCACAAGGGCGGGCAGTCCTGGGTGCAGTTCGTCCGCCGGGCCAAGGCACCGGAGCTCCCCGTCGTCATGCTCGAGGACACGGCTGCCCTGATCGGCCTGGTCTTCGCGTTCTTCGGTGTCGGCCTCACGGTGCTCACCGGCAACGGCGTGTTCGACGCGATCGGCACGGTGCTCATCGCCGTGCTCCTCATCGCCGTCGCGCTCGTGCTGGGGGTCGAGACGAAGAGCCTCCTCGTCGGCGAGGGTGCGAGCTCCCGTGACGTCGCCCGGATCAAGCAGGCGGTGCTCGACGGACCCGAGGTCGACTCGGTCATCCACCTCAAGACCCTCTACCTCGGGCCGGACGAGCTCATGGTCGGCGTCAAGGTCGCCGTCGACGGCGACCGCCGCCTCGGCGACGTCGCCGCCGGCATCGACACCGTGGAACAGCGGGTGCGCGCCGCGGTGCCCATCGCGCGCGTCATCTACATCGAGCCCGATGTGCGGCACGACGGCCCGCACCCGTCGACCGAGGCGATCGTCCTGCGCGCCGCCGACTGA
- a CDS encoding nucleoside deaminase, which yields MEQALTEARACLATGDVPVGAVVLDAAGEVVAVGRNEREARQDPTAHAEVLALRAAAAVTGDWHLAEHTLVVTLEPCPMCAGALLAARVPRIVFGAWDPKAGASGSVYDIARDRRLPHRAEVVAGVLEQDCAALLDTFFAERR from the coding sequence ATGGAGCAGGCGCTGACCGAGGCCCGGGCGTGCCTGGCCACCGGCGACGTCCCGGTGGGCGCCGTCGTGCTCGACGCCGCCGGGGAGGTCGTCGCCGTGGGACGCAACGAACGCGAGGCCCGGCAGGACCCGACCGCACATGCCGAGGTCCTCGCGCTGCGGGCCGCGGCGGCGGTCACCGGGGACTGGCACTTGGCCGAGCACACCCTCGTCGTCACGCTCGAGCCGTGCCCGATGTGTGCCGGAGCGTTGCTCGCCGCGCGCGTCCCCCGGATCGTGTTCGGCGCCTGGGACCCCAAGGCCGGCGCGAGCGGCAGCGTCTACGACATCGCTCGCGACCGCCGGCTGCCGCACCGTGCGGAAGTCGTCGCCGGGGTCCTGGAACAGGACTGTGCGGCGCTGCTCGACACGTTCTTCGCCGAGCGCCGCTGA
- the upp gene encoding uracil phosphoribosyltransferase: MRVHVADHPLITHKLSVLRDRTTPSPTFRALTEELVTLLAYEATRNVRVTATPISTPVAQTMGVAIAKPRPLVVPILRAGLGMLEGMVKLVPTAEVGFLGMARDEETFEPQTYAERLPDDLSNRQCFVLDPMLATGGTLAAAIEFLFDRGAVDVTCVCILGAPEGLAALEAAVGDRDVTIVLGALDERLDENGYIVPGLGDAGDRLYGLAD, from the coding sequence ATGCGAGTCCACGTCGCCGACCACCCGCTCATCACCCACAAGCTCTCGGTGCTCCGCGACCGGACCACTCCCTCCCCCACGTTCCGTGCCCTGACCGAGGAACTCGTCACGCTCCTCGCGTACGAGGCCACGCGCAACGTCCGGGTGACGGCGACGCCGATCAGCACGCCCGTCGCGCAGACGATGGGGGTCGCGATCGCGAAGCCCCGTCCGCTCGTCGTGCCGATCCTCCGCGCCGGGCTCGGCATGCTCGAGGGCATGGTCAAGCTCGTCCCCACGGCCGAGGTCGGGTTCCTCGGCATGGCCCGCGACGAGGAGACCTTCGAGCCGCAGACGTACGCCGAGCGCCTGCCCGACGACCTGTCGAACCGGCAGTGCTTCGTGCTCGACCCGATGCTGGCGACGGGCGGCACGCTCGCCGCGGCGATCGAGTTCCTGTTCGACCGCGGCGCCGTGGACGTCACGTGCGTGTGCATCCTCGGCGCTCCTGAGGGCCTCGCCGCGCTCGAGGCGGCGGTCGGCGACCGTGACGTGACGATCGTCCTCGGCGCGCTCGACGAACGCCTGGACGAGAACGGGTACATCGTCCCCGGTCTCGGCGACGCCGGCGACCGCCTCTACGGCCTGGCCGACTAG
- a CDS encoding winged helix-turn-helix domain-containing protein, protein MSLTIAQPRTTPARLAAAAPTDLGSVTPIRSRRAPAAQPVRPVPDRSAVPTSPVVAPQRNRALPEGTEARGFALYVGLDEAAAAAAGTTLAAVVEQLKALTAQLVPSAETYAAVAVAAEGSGGRDVDVVRLALQDRSAVAARKQTEKPEPEETGVVIDISRKRVVLDGETAPLTFKEFELLQFLVLREGRTVDRSAIIEGLWSDGEDETPNERTIDVHVRRLRAKLGAFEEIVRTVRGVGYRFDRHADVSVRYASTPSPDLF, encoded by the coding sequence ATGTCGCTCACCATCGCCCAGCCCCGCACCACCCCCGCCCGTCTGGCGGCCGCCGCTCCGACCGACCTCGGCAGCGTCACGCCGATCCGCAGCCGTCGCGCACCGGCGGCACAGCCGGTCCGTCCGGTCCCCGACCGTTCCGCCGTCCCCACCAGCCCGGTCGTCGCCCCGCAGCGGAACCGGGCACTGCCCGAGGGGACCGAGGCGCGTGGCTTCGCGCTCTACGTCGGGCTCGACGAGGCCGCCGCGGCTGCGGCCGGCACCACCCTGGCCGCCGTCGTCGAGCAGCTGAAGGCGCTCACGGCACAGCTCGTGCCGTCGGCGGAGACCTACGCGGCCGTCGCCGTCGCGGCCGAGGGGTCCGGCGGGCGGGACGTCGACGTGGTCCGCCTCGCGCTGCAGGACCGGTCGGCGGTGGCCGCGCGCAAGCAGACGGAGAAGCCCGAGCCGGAGGAGACCGGCGTCGTCATCGACATCTCCCGCAAGCGTGTCGTCCTCGACGGCGAGACCGCGCCCCTGACGTTCAAGGAGTTCGAGCTCCTGCAGTTCCTCGTCCTCCGCGAGGGTCGCACGGTTGACCGCTCGGCCATCATCGAGGGACTGTGGTCCGACGGTGAGGACGAGACCCCGAACGAGCGCACCATCGACGTGCACGTCCGTCGCCTCCGGGCGAAGCTCGGCGCCTTCGAGGAGATCGTCCGGACGGTGCGGGGTGTCGGGTACCGGTTCGACCGGCACGCCGACGTGTCGGTGCGCTACGCCTCCACGCCGTCGCCCGACCTCTTCTGA